In Synergistota bacterium, one genomic interval encodes:
- a CDS encoding sulfide/dihydroorotate dehydrogenase-like FAD/NAD-binding protein, which yields MYLILSSKRLAPNIFEFIIRAPLVAKNAKAGQFVIVRSHEKGERIPLTIADFDPKNGTITIVFQVAGKTTDELSNFKEGDYLKDLVGPLGNPSDIELFGKVLVVGGGVGIAPIFPIARALKEAGNKVIGIIGARTAELLFWEEKVRNVCDDLIVCTDDGSKGFKGFVTQAMEEVFKANGDIQKCWAIGPLVMMKFATRVAVKYNVPIIVSLNPIMVDGTGMCGACRCTVGGKTFFACSHGPEFNGALVDFDELIKRNERFKEEERIAWERYKSMKGGTQNVQS from the coding sequence ATGTATCTCATCTTAAGCAGTAAGAGATTAGCCCCTAATATTTTTGAGTTCATCATAAGAGCCCCTCTCGTAGCAAAAAATGCTAAAGCAGGTCAATTTGTTATAGTGAGATCCCATGAAAAAGGCGAAAGAATCCCTTTAACGATAGCTGATTTTGACCCTAAGAATGGAACAATCACAATAGTTTTTCAAGTGGCCGGAAAAACAACAGATGAACTTTCTAACTTTAAAGAAGGTGATTATCTAAAAGATCTTGTAGGCCCACTAGGAAATCCATCAGATATAGAGCTGTTTGGGAAGGTTCTCGTAGTCGGAGGAGGTGTAGGTATCGCTCCAATATTTCCTATAGCTCGTGCTTTAAAAGAAGCCGGAAATAAAGTTATAGGTATAATAGGAGCTCGAACCGCTGAACTCTTATTTTGGGAAGAAAAAGTAAGAAACGTTTGCGACGATCTTATAGTGTGTACAGATGATGGAAGTAAAGGCTTCAAAGGCTTTGTAACGCAGGCAATGGAAGAAGTATTCAAGGCTAACGGAGATATCCAAAAATGCTGGGCTATAGGTCCTTTAGTAATGATGAAATTCGCAACCCGCGTAGCTGTGAAATATAATGTACCAATAATAGTTTCGTTAAACCCAATAATGGTCGATGGCACAGGAATGTGCGGAGCATGCAGATGCACTGTAGGAGGAAAAACATTTTTTGCCTGTTCTCACGGTCCAGAGTTTAACGGAGCTCTTGTAGATTTTGATGAGCTAATAAAAAGAAACGAAAGGTTTAAAGAAGAGGAAAGAATTGCATGGGAACGCTATAAATCCATGAAAGGAGGAACCCAAAATGTCCAAAGTTAG